The nucleotide sequence GGAAGAGCTCAAAAAGGAGGCCAAGTTCAGTACACATCCCCATTGGCCCATGATCCCTACATGAAAAAACACAAGAAGTGAGGGGGGACTCCACCCTATCTTATAGGGGATGGGAGACTCGAAGCCGGGATGGCGACATGAACCTTTGTGCTATCTTCCACCCAGAAAAGAGCCTCACCATGCTCCCTACAATGACCCAAGGATTCCGAGTCAACCAGATGGAAGGCCCAAACATAATCTAATTGCAAAGCTTTCTTTCCCTCCTTTCATTTACGGAAAAAAACATACCAATCAAGCTACTAGCTAGATGCATCTACCAAACCTCCAAATTTAAAGCCCAAATACAATTCATAGCTCTCGAGAAATGAAAAGACAATAATTCAAATATGTCGTAAACAACCATCTGTTTAACAATGTTCACTACGATCCTTCTATCTCTTGTAATGTGCATTTAAGTTTGGAAATAAAAGCTTGGGGCATGGTAAAATGCATCATGTATCAATATCATCAAAACAATtcagttgttttctttttgtgAATTAAGTTATATATTCTATGTTTAGATAGCAAGCAAGCTTCATAAGAGGACTAAAATATTGTCGAGAGATCTAGATCCAAGATGCATGGGTGTGTGAGAATTTTTTGTCATGTGCGGCAAAAGAAGCTCTTCTAAAATTGGCGATTCAGGCTTTACCAACCTTCTGTATGAGTTGTTTCAAGCTCACTAAGGGGTTTGAAGAAAATTACAACATCTATGTCCAAGTACTGGTGGGCGGGATCACTGGATAGGAGAGAAATGCATTGGCTGTCGTGGGATAAAATGGCCACATCAAAATTTAAAAGGAGGCATGGCGTCCGAGATCTTGAGGTTTTCAATGATGCTAGCGACTGTTGgagaaccctaaaccctaaacatgagaTCTGGCATGATAGATGGACAGTTGGAACTACTACAATTGAGGCTTATATGTCGTTTGTCTGGCACACCGGTTCATGTGGTGGTTGATTTGATTGAGGAGGATACTGGATGTTAGAATGAAACTTTTCTTCGGGACATATTCACTCCTTGTGAAGCGATAACCATTCTTAATATGCCACGGCCGAGGATTATCTGATCTTGGGCATGGGAGAAATCAAGGTTATTTTCGGCAGCTCGTGGAATGATGGAGAAGATGCGAGCAAATTATGCACATGCATCAAGTtcatgggaggggggggggggagctggcgGGTGGAAAGCATTGTGGAAACTCAAGAATATCCTGGCAGTTTACTTAGgcttaggctggtcataatggtagtatcataggtagtatcatgcatgccaactaggcaaatttgatgagttGGCATAGAATTGAATGAAGAAAGAGAAGGTtgaatatcatatcatgatactgtatcatattaaatggtgtgctatactatgtgtcatgcatggcaataaatgaagttagctatgatactaacttatgatattatgcactacggatgtagtatcatactaTTATATGATACTCGCCATTACGACCAGCCTTGGAATTGCAACTTGCAACGGCGCGCGGCATGTCATGCAAGATGCGATCTGTGCAAAAAGTATGTATCAGTCTCAGATTCCTTTGCCATTCAACTGCTAACTGATTGACAGTGGAGTGATCATCAAAACGGACTGTCAGCAGGAGGTGAAGCTTTGGCAATCTGGGAGTGACAAGTCTGTACGATACCACCACATCTTCAGTTCTTTCGACATTTCAAGGGTTCAAACTTGACTTCACTAGGAGGAGCCCTAATGCAGCTGCAGCAAGAGAGGCTGTTGTTCAAGTTCCTAGTACATGTCATTGTTTTGTGATCCCTGGTCGCCTGAGTGTTCCTATTCAACCGGATATCAACTCGCCTATCACTGAATAAAGTGCTTAGCGGGCAAATTCTCAACAACACCACCAAAAAAGAAGCTTCTTACGAGGTGTACGCACTAGCTAGATATATTCTCGCCAATGTACCACTGTATGTAACCAGCACCACAATTTGTATACCAGTTAACACCATGTACGGGAGTCGCCATCTAGTACCAGCCGCCAATGTACATACAACTCATGCAACAGAGAAAACATCCACATCCATCCAGCTGCTGTGAATTTAAAGGCTAACAACAACATGTATAACGGACGAATAGAAGCAATCAGATTTGATCGCCCGCCGCCTTGCTGTGCTGGAACTTGACGACGACGCAGGTGATGTTGTCGCCGCTCCCACGGCCGAACGCGGTCTCCGTCAGCTTCCTGGCCGCCGCCTcggggtcctcctccatcttcacgAGCGAGACGGCGTCCTGCGTGGACAAAAGGTGGACACACGGTAATGTTTTCAACAATGAAGATGTAGTGCAGTACAAATCTTCAGGAGACAACTAGGATAAGTGGCAGAAAAATCTTGTAGATGCAAGTACGAGTGTAACATAgtcagatactccctccgtccgaaaatacttgtcatcaaaatgaataaaaattgatgtatctagaactaaaatacgtctagatacatccccttttatccattttgatgacaagtatttccggacggagggagtaaaaactTTGTTATGTAAAGCACAAAAACTTGCTGCAAAACGTATGTTAATAATCCTCATTCTTGTAAAACCAGTAAAATGACAGTTAAAAAAGGTGCTTAATATATTATGCTACTCCCACTGTATCAAAATATTGAACTGCAAAAAGgtttatattttgatacagaggaaGGATTTGGCTTTCACAATAAAGAAAAATGTCAGCAAGGTTAAACGAATTTATGCAACAATCAATCCAGATGTAAATGGCATATTGCTTTCTTGAATAGGGAATTATATcttgtgtactccctctgtaaagtactccctccgtccgaaattacttgtcgcataaatgaataaaaatggatgtatctagaattaaaatacatctagatacattcatttcaaagacaagtatttccggacagagggagtaatataagactttttagatcaCTAAAGTGTTCAAAAATATCTGCACACTGCCATGATTTTGTGGACCACATATTACTTGCATGGCAATCATAACGAGTCCTGACTACTTGTTGTTCACAAATCACCACTCCGCTACGTATGTGCCATAAATCCAACTAAGCTCCTATGTCCAACTGAGTTTATTCTACTCTGGTAGACCTTGTGAACAAAGGGATACCTGCACCTCTAAACAAGTAATTAAGTAGATAGTAACTAACCTCATTTGGAACCACATCCCACAGCCCATCACTAGCCAAAATCAGAAACTCCATTTCATCATCTATTTCTTGATCCTGACAATTTAATAAAGGGTCACACAAAAAACCTTGATCACTGATAGTTTGACATATAAGCCATGAAACAGAATATATATGTGTGTTTTTTTTTGCTAGAAACAAACACAAAGTATACAAGCACAAGTTACCTGAATCTCTGGTTCCGCGACAACAAATTGCTTCAACAAGCGGTTGCCAAACGCCCGAGACATTGCAAGTACACCACCAACCCTCCAAGTTCCTGAAAAGCCAACTTGCTACTATCAGATTTTCCAAGCCCCACACTCCAAGAAAATGTTATTTCTTCTGCTAAATAAATAGATAGACTACCCAAATGTTATCCAAATATAAACATATGTAGTTCAGTCAAGTTGGTTCTTCTGTGATGGATGCATGACTTACCAGCCCACATAACAATCCCACCAGCACTCTCAATTCGTTTCCTCTCATCACTTCTGTTCGGCTTGTGATCATCAGAGAGTGCAATAGCTGTGGATAAGAAAACACTATTTTACCAACAATTCAGCAGTATATACATCTGGATTGTTAACATTCACACTGTGCCAAAGAAGTAAGAATGTCCCTTGGACATCGCAACAAGTATCAAGACCTCTGATTTGCTAAGCTTAAGGAACTTTTGTTAGTGAAATTTGGATGAGATCAAGAAATAATTTGGCAAGTCCCAAAACACCTCTGTGTGGACTAGATGTTAATCGAGTAATCTTATGCTATGCATATTCAAGCTGGTGCATGTCCAACAACAAACTTCATCAGAAAGCCAGGTTGATAAGAaatgagcaaaaattgttccagaAAAAGAAAGAGTGATCAGTGGTGGTAAGTTGACAAACATGTTTCATGCATCTAGGTTAGTGTTTTCCACTATATTGGTTGCAAAATTATTAGACCCACTACATATTGATCATCATAAATATACCAAGTAACTAATGGAAAGCTATGATGTATGCCTTCCCAGAGTGTATGGCACCGATCTTTCCAATAATAAAAGATGATGATGACTGAACTCAGTAAAAAGAGACATGTGCTACAAATTTTCACAAAATGAAAAACGTCACTATTCTTAATTTGGTGGAAACTATTTAAAGTAATTAGCATTTCACAACAACCATTAATTTGCATTCATAACAATATAAACACCAAATGATATATAGAGAGAGAGTCCTCCAAAACAAATACTTGATTGCATCAACACCGTAACTAAACTCAACTGTAAAGTTAGTGCCCTGAACCATAGACCATCCTACTATTATTGTACAGTAACCATGCTAGGCCGTGTTGTGCATGTGCCAACAAATCTAGCTGAATCAAATACTAATCAATGTACAACACATAAGAATCAATCACCTTTGCCCGACTTTGATATTACAGCCCGAGAGTCACCTACGTTAGCCACGTAAAGATGATTTCCAAGCAGAACTGCTGTCGATGCAGTTGACCCATCATCTCTGTGAGTGTTGATTTCAGAATCCAAGAAATCTGAATCAGTTTTTTTATATGTTTCACCTGCGAGTTACCACTAATTAGATAGTCCACACATGAAATATCAAGGAAATGTTGGAAATAGCATTAACAAAATTATACAAGTTACTTTTTGAAAAGAGAATCTTACTTATTGCTAATTTTGTATCTGACATGAATTGTGGGTGTTTCATGAGGTTCTCAAACAAGTGCTCCTTCAAATACTCAGCAGCACGTGAACCCCCATGACCTGCAAGAAAACAAATGGTTTAGACAAAGAACCATTGAGAAAAGATAAGAGAAGTCTACAAGAAAAAAGAATTGCTGACCATCAAATATTCCAAAGAGATTTATTTGTTTATCATCAATTTTAGATGATTTTATGTCAAAGAAGTCTTCCATGGTTGCCCTTTTTCCTCTAAAACTTGAATATCCACAACTCAAACTTCCATCATCACTGCAAATCAGTCAAAATCCAAAAATGCCTGTTGTTAAAATTTAGAAACTTATAATTGCATGTATAAGACAAGTAAAATAATTTTGCAAAAACCCTGATAGCAGATGTGTATAGCCAAAAAGGCTGTCTAATCGAAGTACAGAAAATAATCTGTATATGTTAATAGAAATTAGATGCATGTATTTGAATTAGAAGTTGTATTTTTAATAGATATGTGGTGTATGCAATCAGCAACTTgaatcaaaaaaaggtaatttccatTTTTCTCAAACTATCCAAGGAAGGAGATTGAAACAATATTCTTTAAATAGCAAGACCAGGACCAAGAAATAGAATCACTAGAACCGAGTATGTTTAAAGAAATAAAAATTGCACAAATTTTAAGAAGATTAAGAAGACACATCAAGCCATTTGGAAAGAAAATTATCTTTAGAACCATTATTTACGACTAAACCAACGTAATCGACAAGATAATTGCAGCTGTTACAAAATGAGTTCAAGATTTATGAAGTTCTGCATTATATAAAGTACATTTATACAAGGAAATAGCAAGCTATTCCAGAACCCTGAGACGCTTCATCTCTACTTTTGGGCCATGCATGATTCCAGCAACCACACTCTAAGCTGCTCATCACCAATGTGGAATGGACTGATGTCACAAGAGAGGATGATGGGTGTAAAAATGGGAGCAAAATGTAGACAAGTCACCAACTAAATGAAGTAGATGTGATGGACTAGTCATGTTACCCTAGAAAAAGGCATATGATTGCTGATCCCACAACAATTCCAAGCAAAGTTGGCTTGGTTGAAGAAAGTAATACTGAGTTGAGTAGTTGACCCACTTTGATGAAGACATACCAATATTCTATTTCTATCTAGATATTGCACGAGCATCTATAAGATCTGATGATGAAGAAATATTGTATTAACAGCAAATGTTCCTTTTCAAGACATCATTTCCCATATGACATGTTGTTGAATTTTTTGGAGAATAACTTGCCAAAATCGAATTGAAACATTTTAGTGAAGCTATATTATTCGTATGGCCAAAGAGTAGTTCCATAGAGTACTGTAGAATTTAGACGTATCTCGGTAGCATGTTTTATCATTCTCAGTCGAAAAGCAGCTCCTATAATGTTTCTGTCAAAATAATAATAACGTATTTTCCTCTTTCAGAAGATGGCATATCTATGGAGAGCAGACCATGAAAACCAGCAAGCAACCACCTGTTAACGCCTTAACGGAAAAGATACAACATTATGCTTTGCAGCACAATTATGCCATTCACTGCTCTTTGTCTAAAAGCGAGCATCCACTACTCTTTAGCAGAGGCATGTGTGCATACTATGCAACAGGTTCACTGGACGCTACTGCCAGTAGGAAAAATCGCACAAGAGTTTTCGAATTTATGTTGATTCCATAAAATTGATGTCCTGGTTCATCCCAAGTCGGGAACAATACATAATTCTAAATAGGGAGAGTACTAGAATATTCCGGCCAGAAAAGGGCAGCGCGGACGTATTGGCAAGGTACACCCGCTGCCTTCAGTATTGAATCTAAATTGTCGTTTACCGGTATTTAGTGAAGCATGTATTTTCATTAAAGCATTTCTTTCTATTTTGCATGGGACCAGCCAAAAACCGCACGTAGACTTCGGCTCTAAAAAAATCTATGGTGGTGCCAAAACCGGTAGAGCTAGTCGAGCCGTAACCAAACAGACCTTCATAATCCCACAGAGTAACCACCAAGCTAACAAACTGCACGCAAAACTTCTTCCAGTTATGATCCTGAATGCAGCATATTGACTCACAGAAAGCTACATTCTGCATCACAAACACATGGTCATGCAATTACGTCCTAAGCTCTACCACACCGCGTTGCATTAAATACATCAGAACACAAAGCTGCACATGTAGAGCATTTGAATCAAACAGGCCAACGGTACTTCGCGCCAGCCAACAATACCGAGCATCGCAATCTGCGAAGCAAATGAAACCGAGGAGCGAGCGAGAATTATTACCTCTTGCAGCCGCCGCTCATGTAGCCGACCTCGTCGACCCTGTCCCTCTCCCTctgcctctccttctccttcttctccttctccaggTCCTGGTCCTTGGGCACGACCAGGGCGGGCACGGCAGCGGCCACAGCATGCCCTTGCGTCCTCCTCGCCTGCTCCGGCAGCGCCAGCACCGGCGACGacgacacctcctcctcctcctcctcctcggacgagtgcTCCGAGTCCACCATGGCCACGGCCGCAGCCGGCGACACGTCCatgccggccccctcctccacctccatccctactgctgctgccgctgctgcggagGACACCTCCACCTCCATCTCCACCTCGACCTCCACCTCCACGACGCCGGCCCGCACCTCCCGCTCGGGCGAGGAggcctcctcctcgacctccccctcgccctcctccAACTCCAGCTCCAGCTCCTCCTCCAGCGGCTGGTGCGCGGGGGTGGCCCCGGGCTCCGCCATCGCCTTCCCCTTGGCCCGGAACCGGCGGTACTTGACCGGGTGCCGCACGCCCAGCCGCTTGTCGCTCCCGGGCTTGGACGGCCCCGCCCCTActgccgcctccccctcccccgctctcgccgcccccgcctccgctaccaccgccgccgccgcggacgcGTCCGTCACCGCAGATGCAGAGGGCGCGGGGGTATCCGGCGACCTCTCCTCCCGCTGGTGCTGCTGCTGGTCCTTCACGGCGCCATCGTGAACCATGAGCCAACCGCGGAAACCCTAGAAGCGGCACGCGCAGAGCTCAGATTCAAATCCGCATCcgacgagcgagcgagcgagcgatctCGGGGCGCTCACCTTCGGGCCGGATCCGATCGGGCGGTCGGGTCGGGGCAGATCAGATctacggggcgcggcggcggcggcggcggggtgggtgggggcggggtggggggcGTGAgctggggtggggggtggggtgtgGAGTGATCGGAGCGGAGTGTCGCTGTGTGTGCGTGAGGAGGAGATGAGAGATGAACAAAAATGGAGGAGAAGCGGCGTTGCGCTACGCCCTCCCTACGCTCatgtatttatttatttctttcgtGTATTTCTTTACGTATTTTATAATGTgtagtacgtatttatttatttGATTGTGTAATTTATTGTTTTTGCGTTTGTGTGTGCGTGGCGAGGGCGGGCGGCCGGGAGCGTGGTCGCTGGGGTGTGGGGCTGGTTTGTGCGGGTCGAGCTGTCAGTGGGGTGGAGTGGATTGGTCCCGGTGGGGACCGAGGAGTGAGGAGGAGCGTGCGTGCTCGTGAGTCACGGGTGAAACGTGGGCTGGTAAGGTAACTCTGGGTGGGCTACGCAGGAATGTCAGTGGGCTTTGAAGACGGATGAGCCACGCACCCCGTTTCGGTTGGTTTTGCTTTGCAGGCGCGTCTCCAACATTGGTTggttgatgatgttctaccagcatTGCGTGATTATCTCCAACACAACAGGTGTTGCATTTCCTTAGTTGGATCTGCTCTAGCACACAGTTGTTGCTTCCAGCTTTTTTTTAGTCATCAATCAGTGTGATTCGTCATCATCCGAAGAAAAAAAGCAGGCGTTATACCTCTTCCAACAACATCGATGAGTATGAACATCTCCCCAATCGCCAATTCCAAGAGCTCCACTCGATTTACACATTGCCTCCACCACCAACAGTGGCTGCTGGTGCAAAGAGCATAGTGAGGGACGACCTCTAGCAGCCTCAAATCTAGGCAATTCTAGCGATCAACCCTTCGACAACCAAAGTCGCGAGGAAGAATACATGAAGAACGAGAGCAATCTCCAGAGCCGATTTGTGCAATAAAAAAGGCAACCTAAAAAAACATCACTAATCCTATGGCAAACACACCCTCCTTCCTCCATCCCCGACCGCCTGCGAAGGAGGGAGGGAGAAGGGTGGTCGGTGTTTACATCACAGAGTCGAACTCCTCAAGCTATAAGATACATTATGGAGGAAAAGGAAAAGAGGACGCAGGGGCGTGCTCGAAAAGCTCTTTCAATTAAAGCATCCTTTTTGTTGTAACTTTGATGATTAACATCCCCTTGTCTAAGAAAAAAGGAAATGGATGTCTATGACTTATGGGTAGGAGGGACTTATGGGTAGGAGGACGAGAATGAGCCAAAACAAATAGACGGGCTGCGACTTTGATACTAACCCTGTAAAGTCCGGGGTGATAACGAGCCAGGAATGATAAGCAAGTTAAAGATGGAATTGCAGTCAAACATGTATCGACACTAATGCTTCTTCGAGTTTGTTTCGAACATTCGACAAAAACACGCATGTTGAGCTAGATGTTTCATTCGTCATCTGATATCACCATTACATTTGTTTCCCGTGACTGCAGTATCATAAACAACCATCGCATAAGTTTTCTTTGTTTTCGTGTTTTCTTATCTTGGTACTGCTGATTTCACGTTTATTTCATAGGAAGACTACGAAGACAGAGTTTGTTCTCTCGAGGCGTGGTTTGAACAAACATCGCATAAATTTTTGGTTCCTTTCAAATAGTGACCATAATTTTGATGCTCCTCTAAAGAAAGTGTGACATTCTAGGGTCAAACATAAAGTTTCACCATTCAAAAGGGGTGGAAATATAAGACCCTTTCCAGATTTGGAAGAAATGGGGAGGGGATAGAGGGGGAAAGGTTTTCGGGGGTATAAATACCGGGAGGGGAGCCCTCGTCTCGTCTCTATCCCCTGCGCcgttcccctctccctctcgtgacgGCTGCGCGCTTGAACCCCACACCCGCACACCCCCGCGCCGGACCGGACGAatcgcggcggcggaggcggcggcggcggccgaggggcggggagagagagagacaggcgGCCCGGCGAGATGAAGTACGTCCTGGTGACCGGCGGCGTGGTGAGCGGGCTCGGCAAGGGGGTGACGGCCAGCAGCATCGGCGTCGTGCTCAAGGCCTGCGGCCTCCGCATTACCTCCATCAAGATCGGTACGCGCCCCGCCCCCTCCCCGCCCTCCCGCGCCCCGCTCCGGCGACAGAGAGACTCggtaccgccgccgccgccgccgccgccgccgccggcccgatACGTTTCTTTAGATTTCTTTTCCCCTCTTTTCCCGGGTTCGTTACACGGGGGCCGTCCTAGATCGAAATACCCCGGTTTTCGAGGGGATTCTGCCGTCCCCGGGTAGGAATTTCAGGCGAGGCCCGTCCCCCGTCCCCGTCCGCATTGGGGGGCCGCTGCTGGCGCGGCCCTGGGATTTTGAACGGTGCTGAACAGTAGCAGCGGCTTCACCCGGCACCGGCCAACCTTTTATTTCGCATGCCCGTGATTTGTCCATGGATCATATATTGACATGAATCAGGAAAAGGATCAAGAATTAGCCGGGCCTGGTCATCAGTGCTGCTGTATCTGAAGCTCCATCTGAAGGGTGCAAGGTGGCCAGGATAAGTTTAAAGAACCACCACTAGGTTTATCCCTCCATTTCTTGTTTCTGTGCGTTCCGGAGGGATTCTCGATGCGTTGTCGCAGCGCCACGGAGGCCCGGTTTAGATTTCTACCATTCCTTCCAGCATCCAACCATCGGCGATACACGGAGGGTACACGTTGGATAAACTCGGATTAGTTTGTTTATGCTATTCATCGTTTGATAGTTATTGGTTTCTAGTTAACTACACCCTTCTTTCTCTTGGCTCCTTGTGGCTATATTATTGTTTATATTATTGCCAGGAAGAATCATCATTTCGAGTAATTTTTGTGTTGTAGCGTTGGGGCAATGCTACCTATTGCCTGCCCAGATGCTTTGACTGATTACTTCTGTTCTTGCAAAAAAAACTTCTGTTCTTGCAAGGCTGGCATTTTCTGATTGTGTCACTCAAATGTGCAGATCCTTACCTTAACACTGATGCTGGAACCATGTCTCCTTTTGAACATGGCGAAGTGTTTGTTCTAGATGATGGTGGCGAGGTATTGGAATCTGCTACATGACTAAGTCATCGATGTTTTAATGCTGGCACAGATCTGTTCATTTGATATAGCCTTAAATCGTTGCAGGTGGACTTGGATCTCGGGAACTATGAGAGGTTTCTAGACATTAAGCTGACACGCGACAACAACATAACTACTGGAAAGATCTACCAGGTGTGCAACTACAACCTACCACCCCCCCCCTGCTTAATGGCAATGTCAAACTATAGCTGGGTCGGATAATGTTCATGCTGAATCATTGGCTGTATTTCAACATCATTGCAATGTCTTAATCTTAACAGTATGACTTGGTCATACAAGGTCATTAGCTTCTCATCCACTTTCTTTGTTACATAGCTATCAAACACTATTTAATTTTAAGCTTTCTACATTTTGATGTTGACATCTTGTAACAGCTTACAGGATATAAAAGACTTGTTTTCTCATCCACCTGTATATTGAATGCGCAGCATAACTTATACTTAAGCATATGAGTATGTGAGAAACTGAGAATAGCGGCATGTACAACATGTGCATTTGTAAATATGTTTGTAAAAATTGCAAAATAGTCTGATCTTGCTTGTTTGTTTAACTTGATATTTTTTTATGGCAGTCTGTtataaataaagaaagagagggagaatacCTGGGAAAGACTGTGCAGGTGCAAGCCACTTCCTCCAGactcatcttttctttttcttacttGAAATTGGCAACTTACATTGAACATTTCTTGGGAATCTAATATGATCAATCATGTTTTTCCTTTAATTAAGGTTGTTCCACACATTACAAATGCAATACAAGATTGGATTGAGCGTGTTGCAATGGTCCCTGTTGATGGCCAGGAGGGACCTGCCGATGTCTGTGTTATAGAACTGGGTGGCACTATAGGTGCAAGAGATAACTTTTAACATTTTGTTCATTTCTAAGACTCTTTCTTTGCTTACAATTCATTTTGGAGTTCTAATCTTCTGTCTGTAACTTAATGATGTGCTGCAGGGGATATTGAATCCATGCCATTTATTGAAGCTCTAGGTCAATTCTCCTATCGTGTTGGTAAGGAACTTGCATCTTACATTAAAAAAAATCTTCTACATGGTGGTATGAATATCATTATTTCCATGTTCTTTATTTATTTGCCAGGTGCTGGTAATTTCTGTTTGGTACATGTCAGTCTGGTTCCGGTATTGAATGTTGTCGGTGAGCAGGTAAGTAAACTTCTTACTTCTCAGTCAATTCATAATGCCAGTCTTCCCTTTGCTGATTGTGGCTTGGTGTTGTGACTAAGGCACTAAGCATAACTAACATCATATTTAATATACTTTGTTACGTATGGCTTGCTGTTATTGTAGAAAACCAAGCCAACTCAACACAGTGTACGTGGTCTGAGAGGACTTGGTCTCACGCCAAATATGTTAGCTTGTCGCAGTACTAAGGTTAGTCAATGGACCTGTCCAACTTACCATGTGTTCTGACCCGTATTGATTTATTAACTTCTCATGCTTTATTGGTGACAGGAGCTAGAGGAAAATGTGAAGGAAAAACTCTCCCAGTTTTGTCATGTGCCGGTATTGAAATTGTCCTTTTCTACAACGGATAATATGTATGTGCAGCTGATCACTCTTGTTGATAATGGATTCTTTTGGTTGCAGGCCGC is from Triticum aestivum cultivar Chinese Spring chromosome 1B, IWGSC CS RefSeq v2.1, whole genome shotgun sequence and encodes:
- the LOC123148973 gene encoding probable protein phosphatase 2C 52, yielding MVHDGAVKDQQQHQREERSPDTPAPSASAVTDASAAAAVVAEAGAARAGEGEAAVGAGPSKPGSDKRLGVRHPVKYRRFRAKGKAMAEPGATPAHQPLEEELELELEEGEGEVEEEASSPEREVRAGVVEVEVEVEMEVEVSSAAAAAAVGMEVEEGAGMDVSPAAAVAMVDSEHSSEEEEEEEVSSSPVLALPEQARRTQGHAVAAAVPALVVPKDQDLEKEKKEKERQRERDRVDEVGYMSGGCKSDDGSLSCGYSSFRGKRATMEDFFDIKSSKIDDKQINLFGIFDGHGGSRAAEYLKEHLFENLMKHPQFMSDTKLAISETYKKTDSDFLDSEINTHRDDGSTASTAVLLGNHLYVANVGDSRAVISKSGKAIALSDDHKPNRSDERKRIESAGGIVMWAGTWRVGGVLAMSRAFGNRLLKQFVVAEPEIQDQEIDDEMEFLILASDGLWDVVPNEDAVSLVKMEEDPEAAARKLTETAFGRGSGDNITCVVVKFQHSKAAGDQI